From Arcobacter sp. CECT 8983, the proteins below share one genomic window:
- a CDS encoding M48 family metallopeptidase yields MRIKQIVSILFLALLIVGCTSKTPYTNRSQMILISDEKELALGEQSYEKTLKESKVIKNTKDSNRVKEIGKKIAKVANKNYDWEFNLIENKAKNAFCLPGGKVVVYTGILEVAKNDDQLATVISHEIAHALARHGAERISTNMVSQGIQILGNIAIASQAPEYTKSFNIAYGLGSQYGVLMPYGRMQENEADEIGIYLMHKAGYDLNEAVKFWENMNEGKKDTIEFLSTHPSSKTRITKIKNIIKNIKIKK; encoded by the coding sequence GTGAGAATAAAACAGATAGTTTCAATACTTTTTTTAGCATTATTAATTGTTGGCTGTACCAGTAAAACACCATATACTAATAGAAGTCAAATGATATTAATCTCTGATGAAAAAGAGTTAGCATTAGGTGAGCAAAGTTATGAAAAAACCTTAAAAGAATCAAAAGTTATAAAAAATACAAAAGATTCAAATAGAGTAAAAGAGATTGGTAAAAAAATAGCAAAAGTAGCTAATAAAAATTATGATTGGGAATTTAACCTAATTGAAAATAAAGCTAAAAATGCTTTTTGTTTACCTGGAGGGAAAGTTGTTGTTTATACCGGTATTTTAGAAGTTGCTAAAAATGATGACCAACTTGCAACAGTTATTTCCCATGAAATTGCCCATGCTCTTGCTAGGCATGGAGCAGAGAGAATAAGTACAAATATGGTTTCACAAGGTATTCAAATTTTAGGAAATATTGCAATTGCAAGTCAAGCACCAGAATACACAAAATCTTTTAATATTGCATATGGTTTAGGTTCTCAATATGGAGTTTTAATGCCCTATGGCAGAATGCAAGAAAATGAAGCAGATGAAATAGGAATTTATCTTATGCACAAAGCAGGATATGATTTAAATGAAGCTGTAAAATTTTGGGAGAATATGAATGAAGGTAAAAAAGATACTATTGAGTTTCTTTCTACCCACCCTAGTTCAAAAACTAGAATTACTAAAATTAAAAATATAATAAAAAATATAAAAATAAAAAAATAA